The DNA sequence AGCGCCCCGTACAAAAACGTCAACAAAAATAGTAAGAGTGAAAAAGTCATGTACACGCCACCGAGAAACGGTCCGATGAGCATGATCAAGTAGCCAGCTAACTCGACGAGCGGTCCGAGCAATTCGAGAAAGACGTAGTACGGCAGTGAAAGCATGCCGACGGCGCCGTATGTCGGATTGAAAATCATCCGCTTGTGACACCACAAACTTTCAAACAGACCGCGATGCCAGCGGTTGCGCTGTTTGCGCAACACGGCGAGCGATTCCGGCGCCTCTGTCCAACAGACGGGGTCGGGGACGAAAACGATGCGCTTCTTTAACTTATTTTTGCGAATGTGGCGATGTAAACGCACGATCAGTTCCATATCTTCCCCGACTGTATCGGTACGGTACCCGCCGACGTCTTTCACCGTCTGCTTGTGGAACACGCCGAACGCACCGGAGACGATCATCAAAATGTTAAAGCGACTGAGGCCTACTCTTCCGACGAGAAACGCGCGTAAGTATTCGATCACTTGCATGACGACGAGCGGCCGTTTACTTAAAGCAACTTTCACAATTTCCCCGCGTTCGATGTGACAGCCGTTCGCGATGCGCACGCTGCCACCGCTAACGACTACTTCGTCCTCTGCGTCGATAAACGGCTTCATCACTTTTAAAAAGGCGTCGCGCTCGATGATCGAGTCCCCGTCGAGCGAACAAAAATATGGGTAGTGGGAAAAGTTGATCCCCGCGTTTAACGCATCTGCCTTGCCGCCGTTCTCTTTGTCGAGCACGTATAAATGGTCGAGTAACTTTGAGCGGTACACTTTCTGCACTAGTTTCGTTTCCAGATGTCGTTCATAAGGAATTGTCGTTTCTACGAGATGAAACGCATCGATCAGTTTTTGCAGTGTACCGTCGTCGGAACCGTCGTTAATGACGATCACTTCGTACGTCGGATACGATGTGCTCAGTAAAGAACGGACGCTCGCAACAATCCCTTTTTCTTCATTATACGCTGGAACGAGAATCGATACGGGTTTCGTCTCCGTCGCTGTCGACATCTCCCGGTAGACGGATGGCTTGTGTACGCGCGACTCGCGCTTCAGCTGTACCGCGGCGACGACGAACATGACGAGGTAAAATAAAATATTAAACGCTGTCAAAACTAAAGCGACATAACCAAGTATTTTAATGCCGTAGACGAACGCGCTAACGAACGCTTCCACTTCTGTCCTCTCCCATCTTTTCTTCCAGTTAAATGATACGGTTAAACCGTTAAACGCTGCCGCGCTTCGCGAGATTCTTCAGCTTGACGCTGATTGGTGCGCGCTCGCGCATCCAACACGTCTGTCGCCACTTGCCGTACGTGCCAACACGCGTCATTCGCAAGGCGATTGAGTAACAACTGGCTTTCTTTATCGTTCACGGTCGCTAATAATTTAGCCGCAAACAGACGCTCTTCCCACACTTCCGAACGGACCGCGCGGGTCACGATGCGCACATCCGGTAAGTACTCTAACTTACTTAGCGCCTTTAACGCTCGAATTCGCGTTTCGGCGTCCTCTGCTTGCGCAAAAGCGATTAACCGCTCCGCGTGCGTCAGCCGCTTTTGTGCACCGATGACATCGATGAGGGCATAGCGTACGCGCGACGTATAGTGGGCACTATCTTCTAACAGGCGGGTGAATAGCGGTTCCTGTAACCGATTAAAGATCGTCTGATAATAAAACGACGGCAATTCGTGCGGTAACGTTTGCAAATACGTCAACAACTTTTCTTGCTGTGCATCTGCCGCGATTTTTAACAGTTGAATCGCTTCCGCTTCGGTTTGTTTGCGCCGCTCCCAAAGTGTCGCCAGTTCTTCGCTTAGAGTCGACATACGAAGCTGTTCGATTCCGTACAGCGCATTCATGCGGGTCCCCCAATTGGAACTGCGCAAACATTTACGGTAGTAGTCCGTTAAATGACCTTCGGCAAAACGGGTTACCCGCTCGAAATCGTCGCCTTTGAGTACAGCGCTATAGCTGATCAAAATTTCCGCGAGTCCGTCGTAAGTGTCTGCCGACTGCAACACTTTTTCATTCAGCGGTTCGCCAGTCGTTATGTGCGTAAAAACGCGGCCTCGATGTGCTGCTTTAAACTGCTCTTTTTGTGCCGTGCGACGATTATTGTGCCATTTTTTAACGATAAGGCCGACGAATAATAGGACGAGGGCACCCGACAGCACAAAAATGATGTTTACGAGCAATAACACGGTATCCATCACTTTTCTCCTCCCGCTGCTTGTTTTAGCCATTGCCCACTACGGGCGATTAACCGTTCAATGCGCGCCTCCAATTCAACTAAATGAAACGGTTTGACCATGTAATCGTCGGCGCCGAGTTTTAGGGCGCGAGCGATGTCCCTTTCACTCTGTCGCTTGGAGAGCATCGTCACGATATATTTTTGTGAGGCATACTGCTGCCGTAGCCGGTGAAGCACTTCTAATCCGTCCATGCGCGGCATGATCCCGTCTAAAACGACGAGGAACAAACCAGGTTCTTTGTGCCACGGGTCGTTGAAAAACTGCTCACCGTCGCGAAACGCACGCATGTCCACTTCGAACGGCGGGCACTCCCAACGAGCGAAATGTTCGCTAAGAATCGCACGTACGATGTCGTCATCGTCGACGAATGCGAGGTGTAACCGCTGTTTCGCTTGCTTGAGTGGCTGTTCCCAATTGAGAACAAATTGGCAGCCCTTTCCGTTTTCTTTAGCACAGTATAGGGCGTAATCGACAAGGTTCAACCACTCTTCTTTGTCCCGCACCTCACCTTCTGCTTCCACGATCCCTGCAGAAAATGTCACCGGGAACGGTTCGCTCGGCGCGGCCTCGACTTCGGTCGCGAATGCCGCAACCATTTGCTCCACGAGTGCACTCGCTCGTTCGGACGGTGTGTCCGGGAGCAAAAGGACGAATTCGTCGCCGCCGTAACGGTACGTATGCTCGGGAAACGGATGGTGCGTACGAATCACGTGAGTGAGTCTTTTTAACACTGTATCGTCGATCGCGTGCCCGTAATCGTCGTTTATTCGCTTGAAGCGATCAATGTCGAGCATGACGAGCGAAAAGCTGTTTTGGCTATTTACGAAGTGTTCCAGCTCCTGTAGTAAATATTTGCGGTTGTGAACGCCGGTCAACTCGTCGTGCCACGCGTGCGTCGCAAAGGTGCGCTTTTTCGCCAGCTGCTTTTCCAGTCGCACAATCAATTCACTATCGTCCACCGGTAGGCGAATGAGTTCGTCGGCTCCCGCCTCGTAGCAAGCGATGCGAAAAGGGCTATCCGTCCGTTCACTGACGACGACCACCGGTGTTAAGTAGTTTTTCGCTTGTTCGGCAAGCGTGCGAATGCGCTTTAATTCATCGTCTGCACTAACTCCTGCGGTGACGATCACTAAGTCCGGTTTTATCGTATAGAAAAGTTCTTGCGCCTCCGCCTCACACACCGCCGAGGCGACGATCCATCCTTGTTCCGACAACAGTTGCTGTAAGGTCGCCTCTTCCCCGACTGCCAGCAGTGTCGGTTTTAAATCGAGACAGGACGGTTCACCAGTCGCAAGTACCTCTTCATCGAACTGGGCGACGTAAGCGGTTACATCTTTTAACAGGACGTTAATTTGTGTATTCGTAAATTCTCTGTGACCGTTTTCATCGAGCTGCGCAAGCAACGGGGATAAATACGTCGACAGTGTGCCTAGCCCGATAGATCCGGCCGTCCCGTGAATAGAGTGTAAAAAGCGATACACTTCTCGTTCATCGATTACTGTCGGGCGGTTCATCCACTTACACACTTGCTCCTTAATCCGTCTTATGAACATATTTTGGTACTTATTCATAATTATGACATCCCCTTTGTAAAAAAGTGACGGTACCTTTCGCGGAACGATTTGCTACCGATAAGTGTTTTTCCCTCGGTAATACGTAGAAAAAGTACCCTCGCTATTTTTTACATTAAATATGCTTATATAATGATTTGCTTGTCTTATATTTTACCGGACGGTGATCGTCCCGCTCAAGAGATAAATATTAATAAACTGTGTCTAACATATTGCAAATTGGTAGCGGATACATAACTAATAGTGATTATCACTCAAAACAGTGAAAAAAGGCAGGAAAATCTCCCGCCATTCTTCCGTCTTCGTTACAGCTATTTTTTTGCCTACCGCTCTTCATCAAACATGACGAAGCGGTAAACTTGTCGCGGACGGCCTTTTGCCGCTAACTTCTCCTCCCCGACGATTTCGACGAGCCCAGCGTCGAGCCACTGTAGTAAAATGCGGTGTGTACTGCGAATTGTCACCCCTAGCACGGGCGCCAACTCGTGTGCCGTATATTCGACCGTGCCAAAACGCGTCGCTTGCGCCAACAGCTTGCGCATATACGTCGCGCTCATCCCTGCTTGCTCCGCTTTTTCCAACAATTTTTCATCGGTTACGGACAACTCGTACACGACTTGCGGCCCCATTTCGACGGGGCCGATGACGCACTTGTCTTCGCGCACGATGAAGCAGACGTCGCCACCCGCTTCTTTCGCCTGCCGCAACGCGATGCGCGCATGTGTCCCCGCTTCGTTCGCCGACTTGCCAAAGCCGATGCCGACGCTGAGGGTGTGACCGAACGACTTTTTACTTTCCTGTAGCAGTGGAATAAACTTATACCCACGCGTCTCGCGTTCAAAAATGCCGCGCGTCGTGAAAAATAAGTACTCGTCCCCGCCGAGGCTCGTCAAATGCCCTTCTAACGACTTCACGTAATCGAGGAACATACCGTGCAAGTCGAGCTTTAGCTTCTGCACGTCGTGTTCAGACGCGCTGTTGGCGACTAAGCGGCTAAATTGATCGACATTAATGAGCCCGACGACGATTTGTGCTTCTTTACTGCGCCGCGTCTCTGTCGACAACAGTGCCCGCTCCAGGGCGCCAATGATATCTTGATGAGTCGGCGTGACGTACTCGTTCGGAATGTTTTGGGCGGTGAGCGCTTCCGCCACAGCCTCATCGCCTGTCAACACGGCGACACCGTTTGCATCCTTTACCGCCTGTGCCTGTTGCCCGTGAAAGTGCACGAGCTCCTCCGGAGAAGCGAGTAGTGACCCGGGAAAGAACACTGTCTCCACAGCTGCCTCTCCCAACTCGAGGAGCGCCCGCTCAACTTCTCGCTCGGTGAGGCAGTCGATCGACAGCTTTTGTAGTCCACTCCGCTTTTGCAGACGGTAAAGCGCACTGTACAATCCCGCCCCCGATAGCGGCACATAGTGAACGGGAACGCTAACATCCAGCCGCGCCGTCGCTTGCCGAAAGGCGCGATAGGCGGCAAACATCATCACTTCCACTTGCGGCGCGAGCTCTGCGACGATGACCGGTATTTCCTCTTCACAAGTGTACGTGCAGACGATCGGCCGAAAGTTGGGAAAGGACTTTAAGGCGGCCAAAATCTTCTCGGCGATTACCGTAGTGCCGATAACTCCGATCGCGATTCCTTTCTCTTGCACGGTCCGATTTTGTTCCGCCATAACATCTCCCCCAATCGATCGCTCAAAACAACATTAAACATACTGTCGTATCTAGCATGCGGCATTCAGTAAACCCATGCAGGACATCCATGCAGTACAACGCCGTTAACCCGCTTCGCCGTTAAGCAAGCCACTCTGACAAATGCTTCGCCACGAACGCATCGTCGTTTAAATGCGGGTACGCCCGGTAGACTCGGTCAATTTCTTCCAATTGCCCTTCGGACAACTGTTCGTCGCGATTTAAACACCACAATCCTTCCAGTAGCCCTTGCCGCCTTAGCACTTCGTGAATGCCGGGAATACAGCCGGCGAAATCGTGTGCCGGGTCGAAAAAGGCGGCATTCGCATCCGTCACTTCGATACCGCGCAGGAGTAGTTCACGTACATCTACATCGCGTGAGTCCGCAGTACGCGTGTCCGCCGCGCATCTATGCGCCGTACGTGCATCCGCCACGTGCACGTCCGCCGTCCGCCCATCGGTCGTCTGATCG is a window from the Numidum massiliense genome containing:
- a CDS encoding GGDEF domain-containing response regulator — its product is MNKYQNMFIRRIKEQVCKWMNRPTVIDEREVYRFLHSIHGTAGSIGLGTLSTYLSPLLAQLDENGHREFTNTQINVLLKDVTAYVAQFDEEVLATGEPSCLDLKPTLLAVGEEATLQQLLSEQGWIVASAVCEAEAQELFYTIKPDLVIVTAGVSADDELKRIRTLAEQAKNYLTPVVVVSERTDSPFRIACYEAGADELIRLPVDDSELIVRLEKQLAKKRTFATHAWHDELTGVHNRKYLLQELEHFVNSQNSFSLVMLDIDRFKRINDDYGHAIDDTVLKRLTHVIRTHHPFPEHTYRYGGDEFVLLLPDTPSERASALVEQMVAAFATEVEAAPSEPFPVTFSAGIVEAEGEVRDKEEWLNLVDYALYCAKENGKGCQFVLNWEQPLKQAKQRLHLAFVDDDDIVRAILSEHFARWECPPFEVDMRAFRDGEQFFNDPWHKEPGLFLVVLDGIMPRMDGLEVLHRLRQQYASQKYIVTMLSKRQSERDIARALKLGADDYMVKPFHLVELEARIERLIARSGQWLKQAAGGEK
- a CDS encoding HEAT repeat domain-containing protein, which gives rise to MDTVLLLVNIIFVLSGALVLLFVGLIVKKWHNNRRTAQKEQFKAAHRGRVFTHITTGEPLNEKVLQSADTYDGLAEILISYSAVLKGDDFERVTRFAEGHLTDYYRKCLRSSNWGTRMNALYGIEQLRMSTLSEELATLWERRKQTEAEAIQLLKIAADAQQEKLLTYLQTLPHELPSFYYQTIFNRLQEPLFTRLLEDSAHYTSRVRYALIDVIGAQKRLTHAERLIAFAQAEDAETRIRALKALSKLEYLPDVRIVTRAVRSEVWEERLFAAKLLATVNDKESQLLLNRLANDACWHVRQVATDVLDARARTNQRQAEESREARQRLTV
- a CDS encoding glycosyltransferase family 2 protein codes for the protein MEAFVSAFVYGIKILGYVALVLTAFNILFYLVMFVVAAVQLKRESRVHKPSVYREMSTATETKPVSILVPAYNEEKGIVASVRSLLSTSYPTYEVIVINDGSDDGTLQKLIDAFHLVETTIPYERHLETKLVQKVYRSKLLDHLYVLDKENGGKADALNAGINFSHYPYFCSLDGDSIIERDAFLKVMKPFIDAEDEVVVSGGSVRIANGCHIERGEIVKVALSKRPLVVMQVIEYLRAFLVGRVGLSRFNILMIVSGAFGVFHKQTVKDVGGYRTDTVGEDMELIVRLHRHIRKNKLKKRIVFVPDPVCWTEAPESLAVLRKQRNRWHRGLFESLWCHKRMIFNPTYGAVGMLSLPYYVFLELLGPLVELAGYLIMLIGPFLGGVYMTFSLLLFLLTFLYGALLSVGAVLLEEWSLRKYPRIRDMASLTVYSLSEPFWYRLFTVFWRVEAFGQLLSRKRSWGKMTRKGVSQ
- a CDS encoding GGDEF domain-containing protein, which gives rise to MAEQNRTVQEKGIAIGVIGTTVIAEKILAALKSFPNFRPIVCTYTCEEEIPVIVAELAPQVEVMMFAAYRAFRQATARLDVSVPVHYVPLSGAGLYSALYRLQKRSGLQKLSIDCLTEREVERALLELGEAAVETVFFPGSLLASPEELVHFHGQQAQAVKDANGVAVLTGDEAVAEALTAQNIPNEYVTPTHQDIIGALERALLSTETRRSKEAQIVVGLINVDQFSRLVANSASEHDVQKLKLDLHGMFLDYVKSLEGHLTSLGGDEYLFFTTRGIFERETRGYKFIPLLQESKKSFGHTLSVGIGFGKSANEAGTHARIALRQAKEAGGDVCFIVREDKCVIGPVEMGPQVVYELSVTDEKLLEKAEQAGMSATYMRKLLAQATRFGTVEYTAHELAPVLGVTIRSTHRILLQWLDAGLVEIVGEEKLAAKGRPRQVYRFVMFDEER